From one Anopheles bellator chromosome 1, idAnoBellAS_SP24_06.2, whole genome shotgun sequence genomic stretch:
- the LOC131205895 gene encoding probable ATP-dependent RNA helicase Dbp45A, whose protein sequence is MSLRTDKKFADLGLTYWITRQAEKLGLRRPTPIQVECIPRILQGQDCIGAAKTGSGKTFAFALPILQKLSEEPTANFALVLTPTHELAHQIGEQFIVAGQPMNARVCVITGGTDQLVESQKLQSRPHIVVAMPGRLADHLTGCNTFSFAALQFLVVDEADRVLSGSFDDDLRVIDHYLPRQRQNLFFSATMKEFLKTSSVFPIADEAFEWSEQSAIATVETLDQRYILCADYDRDMVLTEALRKFKEDNEEASVMIFTNSKKDCQVLSMTLKSIGYDNVCLHGFLRQKERVAALTQFKSKHVRILIATDVASRGLDIPHVQLVLNHRLPKVPNEYIHRVGRTARAGRSGLAVSIFRFPRDLEFLGEIEALINTKLTEHPIDQRLVERIFMQVSVARREAEMNLDNKDFDERQQNYRRKRWMQQGLDPDEMEAEWREEKETRAEARRERLKQENAERRRREEEFKNSALVANDKRFQAAVTDKKFKKKKFIASDKLNELVVQRKSVPAAGKKLIKKKGSKSKPQ, encoded by the exons ATGAGTTTACGAACGGATAAGAAGTTTGCCGACCTCGGACTCACTTACTGGATAACGAGACAGGCGGAAAAATTGG GACTACGACGACCTACTCCGATTCAGGTGGAATGCATACCTCGTATCCTGCAGGGCCAGGACTGTATCGGTGCGGCAAAGACCGGTTCGGGTAAAACGTTCGCCTTTGCCCTGCCGATCTTGCAAAAGCTGAGCGAAGAACCAACAGCAAACTTTGCGCTGGTGCTAACACCGACACACGAACTGGCCCATCAGATCGGCGAACAGTTCATTGTGGCCGGTCAACCAATGAATGCGCGCGTTTGCGTTATCACGGGCGGAACGGACCAGCTGGTCGAGAGCCAAAAACTTCAGAGCCGGCCGCATATTGTCGTAGCGATGCCAGGCCGTCTGGCTGACCACCTGACCGGTTGCAATACGTTCTCGTTCGCCGCGCTACAGTTCCTGGTGGTGGACGAAGCGGACCGTGTGCTGAGTGGTAGCTTCGACGACGATCTTCGTGTGATAGATCATTACCTACCGCGGCAACGGCAGAACCTCTTTTTTTCGGCAACGATGAAAGAGTTCCTGAAAACTTCCTCCGTTTTTCCGATTGCCGACGAAGCGTTCGAGTGGTCCGAACAATCAGCCATCGCCACGGTGGAGACGCTCGATCAGCGGTACATCCTGTGTGCCGACTACGACCGGGATATGGTGCTGACGGAGGCTCTGCGCAAGTTTAAGGAAGACAACGAAGAAGCGAGCGTTATGATCTTTACCAATTCGAAAAAGGACTGCCAAGTGCTTTCGATGACCCTGAAATCGATCGGCTACGATAACGTGTGTCTGCATGGATTTTTGCGCCAAAAAGAACGGGTGGCCGCGCTGACGCAGTTCAAATCGAAGCACGTTCGCATACTGATTGCGACAGATGTGGCCAGCCGGGGGCTAGATATTCCCCACGTTCAGCTGGTGCTGAACCATCGGTTGCCAAAGGTGCCGAACGAGTACATCCACCGCGTGGGTCGCACGGCTCGTGCTGGACGTTCGGGACTCGCGGTGTCCATCTTTCGGTTTCCACGAGATTTGGAGTTTctcggtgaaattgaagccCTCATCAACACGAAGCTAACGGAGCATCCCATCGATC AACGACTGGTTGAGCGGATATTCATGCAGGTGAGTGTGGCTCGTCGTGAGGCCGAGATGAACCTGGACAACAAGGATTTCGATGAACGGCAGCAGAACTATCGGCGGAAGCGCTGGATGCAACAAGGACTCGATCCGGACGAGATGGAAGCAGAATGGCGCGAAGAGAAGGAAACTAGAGCGGAGGCGCGCCGTGAACGGTTAAAGCAAGAGAATGCTGAGCGTCGCCGGCGGGAGGAAGAATTCAAGAACTCGGCACTGGTAGCGAATGACAAACGGTTCCAAGCGGCCGTAACGGACAAGAAGTTCAAAAAAAAGAAGTTCATCGCTTCCGACAAGTTGAATGAGTTGGTTGTGCAACGAAAGTCGGTACCAGCAGCCGGGAAGAAATTAATCAAGAAAAAAGGCTCCAAAAGCAAACCGCAATAG
- the LOC131205896 gene encoding small ribosomal subunit protein eS24 gives MSTATIRTRRFMTNRLLCRKQMICDVLHPGLASVPKKEIREKLAGMYKTTSDVVFVFGFRTNFGGGKSTGFALIYDTLDYAKKFEPKHRLGRHGLYEKKKMTRKQRKERKNRMKKVRGTKKAKVGQAVKK, from the coding sequence ATGTCGACTGCTACCATTCGTACCCGTCGCTTCATGACCAATCGGTTGCTATGCCGCAAGCAGATGATCTGTGACGTGCTTCATCCCGGTCTGGCATCGGTTCCCAAAAAGGAGATCCGTGAGAAGCTGGCTGGCATGTACAAAACGACGTCCGAcgtcgtgtttgtgtttggtttccgCACAAACTTTGGCGGTGGCAAGTCGACCGGTTTCGCCCTGATCTACGATACCCTCGACTACGCCAAGAAGTTCGAGCCGAAGCACCGTCTCGGTCGCCACGGTCTGtacgagaagaagaagatgacTCGCAAGCAGCGCAAGGAACGCAAGAACCGTATGAAGAAGGTGCGAGGCACCAAGAAGGCGAAGGTTGGCCAGGCCGTGAAGAAGTAA